From the Lathyrus oleraceus cultivar Zhongwan6 chromosome 4, CAAS_Psat_ZW6_1.0, whole genome shotgun sequence genome, one window contains:
- the LOC127137564 gene encoding U11/U12 small nuclear ribonucleoprotein 31 kDa protein: MSSKKKHKRKHSDSDEDDDVFYYRYCASSSTPNTTTGTTSSNQPQSKPNNKGSSIGGTGEPLAPSKSTLYVSNLDYSLTNSDLHTLFSTFGRIARVTFLKDRHTRLSRGVAFVQFVSRNDAQRAVAEMNKKILNGRTLTASIAADNGRAPEFIRKHVYNTETALCYECGGHGHLSYECPKNQLGPRPRPQPKKPRRGFSGLRDRDGEEEGDEEEEEGGQIVAEQFDDNWASVVDDEAGERLLGRNRNDDEGLDNNKTKKKGKKAGYFSAESDHDDDD, encoded by the coding sequence ATGTCAAGCAAGAAGAAACACAAACGAAAACACAGCGACAGCGATGAAGACGACGACGTTTTCTACTACCGCTACTGCGCTTCGTCCTCAACCCCCAACACCACCACCGGCACCACATCCAGTAATCAACCCCAATCAAAACCGAACAACAAAGGATCATCAATAGGAGGAACAGGTGAACCCTTAGCACCATCAAAATCGACGCTATACGTTTCTAATCTAGATTACTCCCTAACAAACTCCGATCTCCATACGCTCTTCTCTACTTTCGGCCGCATCGCGCGTGTAACCTTTCTCAAAGACCGTCACACGCGCCTAAGCCGCGGTGTCGCGTTTGTCCAATTCGTTTCTCGTAATGACGCCCAACGCGCCGTGGCGGAGATGAATAAGAAGATTCTCAATGGAAGGACTCTAACTGCTTCTATTGCTGCTGATAATGGACGTGCTCCGGAGTTTATTCGGAAGCACGTGTACAATACTGAGACTGCTTTGTGTTATGAGTGTGGGGGGCATGGTCATTTGTCGTATGAGTGTCCTAAGAATCAGTTGGGGCCGAGGCCGCGGCCGCAGCCTAAGAAGCCGCGACGGGGATTTAGTGGGCTGAGGGATAGGGATGGGGAGGAGGAAGGTgatgaggaggaggaggagggtGGTCAGATTGTTGCGGAGCAGTTTGACGATAATTGGGCTTCTGTTGTGGATGATGAAGCGGGTGAAAGGTTGCTGGGGAGAAACAGAAATGATGATGAGGGTTTGGACAACAACAAGACgaagaagaaagggaagaaaGCTGGGTATTTCAGTGCTGAGAgtgatcatgatgatgatgattga